The following are from one region of the Cytobacillus firmus genome:
- a CDS encoding sugar ABC transporter permease — MEFINEAKTLFKDNIRDYGMYIALFVIMLTFTIMTDGLFMSSRNISNLLDSTGYIAVLAVGMTLVIVIRHIDLSVGFVAGFLGAIAAILLTGMGIPFYITIPIILVLGIVVGLFNGLLVAKFGIPSFVATLAGMLIFRGALLQVTEKTGTIIIKDDGFNAIGNGFIPSLMQVNGLHLLTLILGLLAILMYIYSEISTRKNKIKYQFEVVSNGIFILKLVFVSAIISYITWILAGYNGFSWTVVIMLLVVVIYHFLTTKTVLGRHVYAVGSNPEAAHLSGINVNKITYIVFGSMGMLAALSGILFTSRLQSATTTAGTLFELDAIAAAYVGGVSSAGGVGKITGAIIGAVVMASLSSGMNLLGVGVSLQYMIRGGVLAGAVIFDVMTRKKRG; from the coding sequence ATGGAATTTATTAACGAAGCAAAAACGCTATTTAAAGATAATATCCGTGACTATGGCATGTACATTGCCTTATTTGTTATTATGCTTACCTTCACCATTATGACTGACGGGCTATTTATGTCTTCACGGAATATCAGTAATCTGCTGGATTCGACAGGGTATATCGCTGTTCTGGCAGTGGGGATGACACTTGTGATCGTGATTCGGCATATTGACCTCTCAGTCGGATTCGTCGCCGGCTTTTTGGGAGCTATTGCAGCGATTTTATTAACTGGAATGGGAATCCCTTTTTATATCACCATCCCGATTATCCTGGTGCTTGGCATTGTTGTCGGGCTGTTCAACGGGCTCCTGGTTGCAAAATTCGGTATCCCCTCTTTCGTGGCTACTCTTGCAGGAATGCTGATCTTTAGGGGAGCGCTTCTTCAGGTAACGGAGAAAACAGGGACCATTATCATCAAGGATGACGGATTTAACGCAATCGGAAACGGGTTCATCCCTTCCCTCATGCAAGTGAATGGGCTTCACCTGCTTACGCTGATACTGGGGTTATTAGCTATATTAATGTATATATACAGTGAAATTTCCACCCGTAAAAATAAAATTAAATATCAGTTTGAGGTAGTATCAAATGGGATTTTCATACTAAAGTTAGTGTTTGTTTCTGCTATTATTTCCTATATTACCTGGATCCTTGCAGGATACAACGGGTTTTCCTGGACAGTGGTCATTATGCTTCTGGTCGTTGTAATTTATCACTTTCTGACAACAAAAACGGTGCTTGGCAGGCATGTATATGCAGTCGGAAGCAATCCGGAAGCTGCACATTTAAGCGGAATCAATGTAAATAAAATTACTTATATTGTATTCGGTTCAATGGGAATGCTGGCGGCGCTTTCAGGTATATTATTTACTTCGCGGCTTCAATCAGCGACCACTACAGCAGGGACTTTATTTGAACTTGATGCCATTGCAGCTGCTTATGTCGGAGGGGTTTCTTCTGCGGGGGGCGTAGGGAAAATCACCGGTGCTATTATCGGAGCTGTGGTTATGGCTTCCTTATCAAGCGGCATGAATCTTCTCGGTGTCGGAGTTTCTCTACAGTATATGATCCGTGGAGGCGTTTTGGCCGGGGCTGTAATTTTTGATGTCATGACCCGGAAGAAGAGAGGATAG
- a CDS encoding ChaB family protein yields the protein MPYDKLSDLPDSVKDNLPHHAQEIFKEAFNSASEEYDEEETAFKVAWSAVKKKYEKNDDDKWVEKEE from the coding sequence ATGCCATACGATAAACTAAGCGATCTGCCAGACTCCGTTAAAGACAATCTTCCGCATCACGCCCAGGAAATCTTTAAGGAAGCGTTTAATTCTGCAAGTGAAGAGTATGACGAAGAAGAAACGGCCTTTAAGGTGGCCTGGAGTGCAGTGAAGAAGAAATATGAGAAGAATGATGATGATAAATGGGTTGAAAAGGAAGAGTAA
- a CDS encoding sugar ABC transporter substrate-binding protein — translation MKRKWKVISLMLMIFAIIAAGCSQGTGGGSSEVSVGIVLPTKDEPRWVQDEQRFKDALKGTEYTTEILFSQGSSAKEKENVETLLNKGIDVLIICPQDGDAAAAAVEAAKKDGVKVISYDRLITNTDAIDYYVTFDSLAVGAAQAQYLIDNAKGKDVPLYLYAGAASDNNAFLFFQGAWSVLQPKVADGTFKIANSSEAEALKDTADLSRDQLSKIIGQVTTNWDPNEAKNKAQTHLTAASDDMKGDVAILAPNDGTARSIADVFGTDSAVSSYLVTGQDAEKASIQYVIDEKQSMTVFKDVRTLVKDAMGMAIEILEDKDPETTGSYDNGKIEVKAKQTDVIVVDKDNVKKELIDSEYYKADEFTGL, via the coding sequence ATGAAAAGAAAATGGAAAGTCATTTCTCTAATGCTGATGATTTTTGCCATTATTGCAGCAGGATGCAGCCAGGGCACTGGTGGCGGCAGCAGTGAAGTAAGTGTGGGAATTGTATTGCCAACGAAGGATGAACCAAGATGGGTTCAGGATGAGCAAAGATTTAAAGACGCGTTAAAAGGAACAGAATATACAACTGAAATTTTGTTTAGCCAGGGATCTTCAGCTAAGGAAAAAGAAAATGTTGAGACTTTGCTGAACAAAGGAATTGATGTGCTGATTATCTGTCCGCAGGATGGAGATGCAGCTGCTGCAGCGGTTGAAGCAGCAAAAAAAGATGGTGTAAAAGTCATTTCTTATGATCGTTTAATTACGAACACAGATGCAATTGATTATTATGTAACATTTGACAGCCTTGCTGTAGGAGCTGCTCAGGCGCAATACCTGATCGACAACGCAAAGGGCAAGGACGTGCCTCTGTACCTATACGCCGGCGCAGCTTCTGATAACAATGCTTTCTTATTCTTCCAGGGAGCATGGAGTGTGCTTCAGCCTAAGGTTGCAGATGGCACATTCAAGATTGCTAACTCAAGCGAAGCCGAAGCTTTGAAAGATACAGCTGATCTGTCCCGTGACCAGCTGAGCAAAATTATTGGCCAGGTGACAACAAACTGGGATCCAAACGAAGCGAAGAACAAAGCTCAAACGCATTTGACAGCTGCTTCTGACGATATGAAGGGCGATGTGGCTATTCTTGCTCCGAACGACGGAACTGCGCGTTCCATTGCAGATGTTTTTGGAACAGACAGCGCAGTATCCAGCTACCTTGTAACAGGTCAGGATGCTGAGAAAGCTTCCATTCAGTATGTGATTGATGAAAAGCAATCCATGACAGTATTCAAGGATGTTCGTACTCTTGTAAAAGATGCAATGGGCATGGCTATTGAAATCCTTGAAGACAAAGACCCTGAGACAACAGGTTCTTACGATAACGGGAAGATTGAAGTGAAAGCGAAGCAAACAGATGTAATTGTTGTCGACAAAGACAACGTGAAGAAAGAACTGATTGATTCTGAATACTATAAAGCAGATGAATTTACAGGGCTTTAA
- a CDS encoding MurR/RpiR family transcriptional regulator yields MEYLGENLLHGIACTMEKFTSSESELAKYIIENPDEISQLSINQIAKKIHISPATITRFCQKISFSGFNEFKHELKRYIDLKNKPTVSSDIKEIDYFSNLYQNHLEIIETTFRKMTYLDIQQAVSLLTDAKKVHVYGIGNSGIAAQEFKWKFFRIGIQVESITDPHQAVMDAALCSDSSLIIGISVSGNTKEVIDAIKMAKKQGASILVITSDKTSELSKLADLSLLVMGKSSMHMGQNISPTLPLFLLFDLLYTELVAKDYVNRVQIRDKTLRALKDIR; encoded by the coding sequence ATGGAGTATCTCGGTGAGAACCTTCTGCATGGAATAGCATGCACCATGGAAAAATTCACAAGCTCTGAGTCGGAATTGGCAAAGTATATAATCGAAAATCCGGATGAAATCAGCCAATTGTCGATTAATCAAATTGCTAAAAAAATTCATATTTCCCCTGCTACAATCACCCGTTTTTGTCAGAAAATCTCTTTTTCAGGTTTTAATGAATTTAAGCATGAATTAAAAAGATATATTGATTTAAAGAACAAACCGACTGTGTCCAGTGATATCAAGGAGATTGATTATTTTTCCAATCTCTATCAGAATCATTTGGAGATTATCGAAACGACTTTTCGGAAAATGACTTATTTAGATATTCAGCAAGCCGTTTCACTTTTAACTGATGCAAAGAAAGTGCATGTATACGGCATTGGCAACTCAGGAATTGCAGCACAGGAGTTCAAATGGAAGTTTTTCCGGATTGGGATTCAGGTTGAATCGATTACTGACCCCCATCAAGCCGTGATGGATGCTGCATTATGTTCAGACAGCAGCCTTATCATTGGAATATCTGTTTCTGGAAATACAAAAGAAGTCATAGACGCAATTAAAATGGCCAAGAAGCAAGGAGCATCAATCCTTGTCATCACAAGTGATAAAACATCTGAGTTGTCCAAGTTAGCAGATTTATCCCTTCTCGTTATGGGGAAAAGCAGTATGCATATGGGGCAGAACATCTCTCCAACTTTGCCGCTTTTCCTGCTCTTTGACTTACTTTATACCGAACTAGTTGCAAAGGATTATGTCAATCGAGTTCAGATACGGGATAAGACGTTAAGGGCCTTAAAAGATATTAGATAA
- a CDS encoding erythromycin esterase family protein: MNFITRKTKSLWIDQIAGKSCEITDPQDFSCMDRYVEGKRIVLLGESSHGIGDFYKTKVKMIKYLHEVHGFNAVVLESGLLEAVLSRRLLKDLPVKEQIQHSLLDIFHNEEMLPLFQESWADGLHIAGMDIQPAYQQVSHRMLDWLKLHADEEMISSINRAETVFFEIDEEIRGQAKIPKVVIEKIRMCMGLYQLCLELFASRVSEADLEREEILKVIEQGLKNRLKWLEINTKSWMTSGVMRGTNMFSNLQWLLEEHFKGEKVIVWAHNFHIRKSKTLTSSLLGISTVGQLLSSSGYSDKVYSLGFYAGEGEFASLLRVRFYIDASKNKHLESLLMKACRHDSFVPLCDKGLPERNWMKRRWQLLEAGMMGQLPISIYPQKHYDGIFFCRKVQPPVYLER, translated from the coding sequence ATGAACTTCATAACTCGAAAAACAAAATCACTCTGGATAGATCAAATAGCCGGCAAGAGCTGTGAAATAACAGATCCACAAGATTTCTCCTGTATGGATCGATATGTTGAGGGGAAAAGGATTGTGCTGCTGGGAGAGAGCAGCCATGGGATCGGAGATTTTTATAAAACCAAAGTGAAGATGATTAAGTATTTGCATGAAGTCCATGGATTTAATGCTGTTGTATTGGAGAGTGGCTTGCTTGAAGCGGTATTAAGCAGAAGATTGCTGAAAGACCTGCCTGTTAAAGAACAGATTCAGCACAGTCTTCTTGATATTTTTCATAACGAAGAGATGCTTCCTTTATTCCAGGAGTCCTGGGCAGATGGCCTTCATATTGCAGGAATGGATATTCAGCCTGCATATCAGCAGGTCTCTCATCGTATGCTGGACTGGCTCAAACTCCACGCTGACGAAGAAATGATTTCTTCAATCAATCGGGCAGAAACCGTATTCTTTGAAATCGATGAGGAGATTAGAGGACAGGCCAAAATACCAAAAGTGGTCATAGAAAAGATACGAATGTGCATGGGTTTATACCAATTGTGCCTGGAGCTTTTTGCAAGCAGGGTGAGTGAAGCTGATCTGGAAAGAGAAGAGATCCTGAAGGTTATTGAACAAGGGCTGAAAAATCGGCTGAAGTGGCTGGAAATCAATACAAAAAGCTGGATGACATCTGGTGTCATGCGGGGAACAAATATGTTCAGCAATCTGCAGTGGTTATTAGAAGAGCATTTCAAGGGTGAAAAGGTCATTGTCTGGGCACATAATTTTCATATTAGAAAAAGCAAAACACTGACTTCAAGCCTTTTGGGAATTTCGACTGTCGGACAGCTCCTGTCGAGCAGCGGATATAGTGATAAAGTTTATTCACTAGGGTTTTATGCAGGAGAGGGTGAGTTTGCTTCCCTCCTAAGGGTTCGTTTTTACATTGACGCCTCCAAAAATAAGCATTTGGAAAGTTTGCTTATGAAGGCTTGCCGGCATGACAGCTTTGTGCCTTTATGTGATAAAGGACTGCCGGAGCGCAATTGGATGAAGCGAAGATGGCAGCTCCTTGAGGCCGGGATGATGGGACAGCTGCCGATTTCCATTTATCCTCAAAAGCATTATGACGGCATCTTTTTTTGCAGAAAGGTGCAGCCGCCTGTTTATTTAGAACGGTGA
- a CDS encoding SRPBCC domain-containing protein, with the protein MKEILVYRYEDVIHAPIDLVFKYVDDDEKIKLWNTMLIENIYDNEENKPVPEPGTKFVTVQKLDKKIIKIDSELIEYEAPYKVVMHSHSKEGLSISRYLLSREHDGTRLIVEASLIPSSLFYKLTTKVLGWTAKFVFEEQYQNLKKYVENEAEDD; encoded by the coding sequence ATGAAAGAAATACTGGTCTACAGATATGAAGATGTCATTCACGCCCCCATTGATCTGGTTTTTAAATACGTGGATGATGATGAAAAAATAAAGCTTTGGAATACCATGCTGATCGAAAATATTTATGACAATGAGGAAAATAAACCAGTCCCGGAGCCTGGGACTAAGTTTGTCACCGTTCAGAAACTGGATAAAAAAATCATCAAAATTGATTCCGAGCTGATCGAATATGAGGCTCCCTATAAAGTGGTTATGCACTCCCATTCCAAAGAAGGATTAAGCATTTCAAGGTACCTCTTATCAAGGGAGCATGACGGGACGCGCCTGATTGTAGAAGCAAGCCTGATTCCGAGCAGCCTCTTTTATAAGCTGACAACCAAAGTTTTAGGCTGGACGGCTAAATTTGTGTTTGAAGAGCAATACCAGAACTTGAAGAAATATGTTGAGAATGAAGCGGAAGATGATTGA
- a CDS encoding DMT family transporter produces the protein MRGYVFLTISIAGEIFATAPLKLSDGLTVLLPTAGDVFGYVLSFYCLSLCIINVPLSLAYAIWSGA, from the coding sequence GTGAGGGGTTATGTATTCTTAACCATTTCAATCGCTGGGGAGATCTTTGCCACTGCCCCGCTCAAATTGTCGGATGGATTAACCGTGCTGCTTCCGACTGCAGGAGACGTGTTCGGCTATGTACTTTCATTTTATTGCTTATCATTATGTATTATAAACGTTCCATTAAGCCTGGCTTATGCCATTTGGTCTGGGGCATGA
- a CDS encoding TerC family protein, with protein sequence MESIWLEYAWALLILIGLEGLLSADNALVLAVIAKHLPEDEKKRAINYGIIMAFVFRFGALFAISFIANVWQIQAIGAAYLLYLGLKHVIKAKFGKENKNIREDVKKDAAGKGFWPTVGKIALADLAFAIDSILAAVALALGLPDSPLDDFGGMDGGQFIVVVLGGIAGLILIKFAATWFVKLLGKRPALETTAYAIVAWVGVKLAVITLAHEDIGVLDHHFPHSTGWTIVFYGVLVAIALLGWFAPGKKQTEGEAL encoded by the coding sequence ATGGAGTCTATTTGGCTCGAGTATGCCTGGGCGTTATTGATATTAATTGGACTGGAAGGATTGCTGTCGGCGGACAATGCCCTTGTTCTGGCAGTCATTGCCAAGCATTTACCGGAAGATGAGAAGAAAAGGGCAATCAATTATGGAATCATTATGGCATTTGTTTTCCGATTTGGTGCGCTGTTTGCCATATCTTTTATTGCAAACGTCTGGCAGATACAGGCCATTGGAGCGGCCTATCTATTGTACCTTGGCTTAAAACATGTGATTAAGGCCAAGTTCGGTAAAGAAAATAAAAATATTCGCGAGGATGTGAAGAAAGACGCAGCCGGGAAAGGATTTTGGCCTACTGTAGGAAAGATTGCATTAGCGGATCTTGCCTTTGCCATCGATTCGATTCTTGCGGCTGTTGCACTGGCACTTGGACTGCCGGATTCACCGCTTGATGATTTCGGCGGCATGGATGGAGGCCAGTTTATTGTCGTCGTTTTAGGCGGGATTGCCGGACTGATCCTGATCAAGTTCGCGGCAACCTGGTTTGTGAAGCTGCTTGGCAAACGGCCCGCATTGGAAACAACGGCTTATGCGATTGTCGCCTGGGTTGGTGTCAAGCTTGCTGTTATCACACTTGCCCATGAGGATATTGGTGTCCTTGATCATCATTTTCCTCATAGTACAGGCTGGACAATCGTCTTCTATGGCGTACTGGTGGCCATTGCACTGCTTGGGTGGTTTGCTCCGGGTAAGAAACAAACGGAGGGTGAAGCTTTATAA
- a CDS encoding GNAT family N-acetyltransferase, whose amino-acid sequence MLRVLIGRPKAADMAELNHFFRTVITDTFHKEGIGDLQEDMEEEIEAKNSYLHRDLISGGQDRFFLIALAGDKIIGTMEYGPASELINKSTEGALKGLYEVGTVFVHPDYQNSGICNQLLNEMYVTLKNKGVEEFCLDSGYKQSQKIWKKKFGEPEYLLKNYWGKGAHHMIWRVRVHSIL is encoded by the coding sequence ATGCTTAGAGTTCTGATAGGAAGACCAAAGGCAGCGGATATGGCAGAGCTGAATCATTTCTTCAGGACAGTGATTACCGATACATTTCATAAAGAAGGTATAGGGGATCTGCAGGAAGACATGGAAGAAGAGATAGAAGCCAAGAATAGCTATCTGCATCGCGATCTGATAAGCGGCGGTCAAGATAGATTTTTTTTAATTGCTTTAGCTGGTGATAAAATCATCGGCACTATGGAATACGGCCCGGCAAGTGAGCTTATAAACAAAAGTACGGAAGGGGCACTTAAGGGTCTTTATGAAGTGGGTACAGTATTTGTGCATCCTGACTATCAAAATTCAGGCATTTGCAATCAATTGCTAAATGAGATGTATGTGACTCTAAAGAATAAGGGTGTGGAAGAGTTCTGTCTGGATTCGGGCTATAAACAATCACAAAAGATCTGGAAAAAGAAGTTTGGTGAACCGGAATATCTGTTAAAGAATTATTGGGGTAAAGGGGCTCATCATATGATTTGGCGGGTCAGGGTTCATTCTATTTTATAA
- a CDS encoding Lrp/AsnC family transcriptional regulator has protein sequence MESIVSRVLDHLDIKILDLLQKDARISNLELSKRVNLSAPAVHARIKRLEAEGYIQEHVAILSHEKLGFDLLCFVFMSTNMHQAEKLASLERTLESMKEVLECHCLTGEYDYLLKVACKDRKGLEMFIRKLNELGITKIQTSLALREIKDSTVLPIQD, from the coding sequence GTGGAATCGATTGTAAGTAGGGTACTGGATCACCTGGATATAAAAATCTTGGATTTGCTTCAAAAGGATGCGCGGATTAGCAACCTGGAACTGTCGAAAAGGGTGAATCTTTCGGCTCCGGCTGTGCATGCGAGAATTAAGAGGCTGGAAGCGGAAGGGTATATCCAGGAGCATGTCGCTATTCTAAGCCATGAGAAGCTGGGCTTTGATTTATTATGCTTCGTGTTTATGAGCACCAATATGCACCAGGCGGAAAAACTGGCATCTCTTGAAAGGACGCTGGAATCCATGAAGGAAGTTTTAGAATGTCATTGTTTAACAGGGGAGTATGATTATCTATTGAAAGTGGCGTGCAAGGATCGCAAGGGGCTGGAGATGTTCATCAGGAAGCTGAATGAATTGGGGATTACGAAAATACAGACCAGCCTTGCGCTGAGGGAAATAAAAGATTCGACGGTGCTGCCGATTCAGGATTAG
- a CDS encoding DMT family transporter, with protein sequence MKYYLLLLLTSLLWGGNFIVGKTLVDHASPTTLTILRWTIAIICLVPLVWHKEKRLLPPKKAFLPLFLMGITGVALFQALQFMALEKTSATSVGLISTLNMFSIAGFSFIFLKEKINTLQLMSMFVSLFGVLLVLSKGSLEMLVLLQFNIGDLYMIAAVGMWGIYSVCSKWAMSFVSPMMSILYSGIFGLLVLLPFGTADFTVTDVTASFLLSILYTGLISTVLCMVLWNIGISQLGASTSGLFLNFNPIFTALLAFIFLGEVMNWIQATGSIIVIAGCFLFSALKTRPGKTPRKIPAPVFKSGTEGQVPRTS encoded by the coding sequence GTGAAATATTATCTTCTCCTTTTATTAACAAGCTTACTTTGGGGCGGAAATTTTATTGTTGGAAAAACGCTTGTGGACCACGCATCTCCTACTACCTTAACCATTTTAAGATGGACCATCGCCATTATCTGTCTCGTCCCTCTTGTCTGGCATAAAGAGAAACGGCTGCTGCCGCCTAAAAAAGCCTTTCTGCCATTATTTCTGATGGGCATCACAGGGGTAGCTTTATTTCAGGCACTGCAATTCATGGCACTGGAAAAAACATCGGCCACCAGCGTTGGCTTAATCTCTACATTAAATATGTTTTCCATTGCTGGCTTCTCTTTCATTTTTCTAAAGGAAAAAATAAACACACTGCAGCTCATGTCCATGTTCGTTTCATTGTTTGGCGTCCTGCTGGTCCTTTCAAAAGGCAGCCTGGAAATGCTGGTCTTACTGCAGTTTAATATCGGAGATCTTTATATGATAGCTGCAGTCGGCATGTGGGGAATCTATTCAGTCTGCAGCAAATGGGCCATGTCTTTCGTTTCACCAATGATGTCCATTCTTTACTCAGGCATATTTGGCCTCCTGGTGCTCCTGCCATTTGGAACTGCTGATTTCACTGTTACAGATGTCACTGCTTCCTTTCTTTTATCCATTCTGTATACAGGACTAATTTCAACAGTCCTATGCATGGTGCTCTGGAACATAGGGATCAGCCAGCTTGGAGCAAGCACTTCAGGCCTGTTCCTAAACTTTAATCCGATTTTCACAGCCCTCTTAGCTTTTATCTTCTTGGGAGAGGTCATGAACTGGATACAAGCCACCGGAAGCATCATTGTCATTGCGGGTTGTTTCTTATTCTCGGCACTTAAAACCAGGCCAGGAAAAACACCAAGAAAAATTCCTGCACCAGTGTTCAAGAGCGGGACAGAGGGACAGGTTCCTCGTACCAGTTGA
- a CDS encoding N-acetylmannosamine-6-phosphate 2-epimerase — MHQVLGQIKNGLIVSCQALEGEPLHSSFIMGRMALAAKEGGAVGIRANSVSDIREIKKQVDLPVIGIIKQVYNDHPVFITPTLKEIDAIADTGAEIIATDATNRIRPDGKSLEVFYQEVRSKYPHILLMADVSSVEEAIFADKLGFDIVAPTLYGYTEETKGLKIDDHEYAVIKQIVKEVSHAKVLAEGNVSTPEIARSVLNFNVHSVVVGGAITRPQIITKRFVDALQK, encoded by the coding sequence ATGCATCAAGTGCTCGGACAGATTAAAAACGGATTAATTGTATCCTGCCAGGCTTTAGAAGGAGAACCGCTTCATAGCTCCTTCATTATGGGACGTATGGCACTGGCTGCAAAGGAGGGAGGGGCCGTTGGCATCCGGGCTAACTCCGTCTCTGATATTCGGGAAATAAAAAAACAAGTCGATCTTCCGGTGATCGGCATCATCAAACAGGTATATAACGACCATCCTGTCTTTATTACACCAACCTTGAAAGAGATAGATGCTATAGCTGATACGGGTGCTGAAATCATTGCTACAGATGCAACGAACCGGATCCGTCCGGATGGAAAGAGTCTGGAAGTATTTTATCAGGAAGTTAGATCAAAGTATCCTCATATTCTGCTGATGGCAGATGTCTCTTCAGTGGAAGAAGCCATTTTTGCTGATAAGCTGGGGTTTGATATTGTGGCACCCACATTATACGGATATACAGAAGAGACAAAAGGATTGAAAATCGATGATCATGAGTATGCTGTGATCAAGCAAATTGTAAAAGAAGTGAGTCACGCAAAAGTGTTGGCAGAAGGCAATGTTTCAACACCGGAAATTGCCCGGTCCGTACTAAATTTTAATGTTCACTCGGTTGTGGTAGGCGGGGCGATTACCAGACCGCAGATTATCACGAAGAGATTTGTTGATGCTTTGCAAAAGTAG
- a CDS encoding PTS transporter subunit EIIC, with protein MKKAFEKAQQFGKSFMLPIAVLPAAGLLLGIGGALSNPNTVSAYPFLDISWLQAIFTIMSAAGSIVFANLPIIFAVGVAIGLARSDKATAGLAAMIGYFVMNSTISALLSLTGDLVKDNLAGAGQGMAVGIQTLETGVFGGIIVGITAAALHNKYNKIQLPQVLGFFGGSRFIPIVVSFASIFAGVILFIIWPYFQAMINGLGSVVTGTGEIGTLFYGFILRMLGPLGLHHIFYLPFWQTALGGTLEIGGKLVSGTQNIFFAQLGDPSTEQYYEGVSRFMSGRFITMMFGLPGAALAIYHCSKKKNRKVVAGILLSAALTSFLTGITEPLEFSFLFVAPLLYLVHAIFDGFAFMMADIFNITVGQTFSGGFIDFILFGILQGADKTNWPYVLMVGIPWFFLYYFTFKFLIRKKNFKVLGREDEEQAAEQVSATDRAKTIVEGLGGTNNIDIVDCCATRLRVTVKDDSLVKDNIIKQTGSKGIVKKGTGVQIIYGPQVTIVKNEVEEYLGQ; from the coding sequence ATGAAAAAAGCTTTTGAAAAGGCACAGCAATTTGGTAAATCATTTATGCTGCCAATAGCCGTTTTGCCGGCAGCAGGTCTGTTATTAGGAATTGGCGGAGCGCTGTCTAACCCGAATACGGTTTCAGCTTATCCGTTTTTAGATATTAGCTGGCTACAGGCTATTTTTACAATTATGAGTGCGGCAGGTTCGATTGTATTTGCCAACTTGCCGATCATATTTGCGGTAGGGGTAGCGATCGGTTTAGCACGTTCAGATAAAGCAACGGCTGGATTGGCAGCCATGATAGGTTATTTTGTTATGAACAGCACCATTAGTGCACTGCTTTCATTAACCGGAGACTTGGTGAAGGATAATTTGGCAGGAGCCGGTCAAGGAATGGCTGTTGGGATTCAGACTTTGGAAACGGGGGTATTTGGCGGGATTATCGTCGGGATAACAGCTGCTGCCCTGCATAATAAATACAATAAAATTCAGCTGCCTCAAGTGTTAGGATTCTTTGGAGGATCTCGCTTTATTCCTATTGTCGTTTCATTTGCTTCGATTTTTGCAGGAGTGATTCTATTTATAATATGGCCATATTTCCAGGCTATGATCAATGGTCTGGGGTCGGTGGTTACAGGCACCGGTGAAATCGGAACTCTATTTTACGGATTTATTTTGCGTATGCTCGGACCGTTGGGGTTGCATCATATTTTCTATCTGCCATTCTGGCAAACGGCTCTGGGCGGAACGCTGGAGATTGGTGGGAAACTGGTCAGCGGTACACAGAATATCTTTTTTGCCCAGCTTGGTGACCCTTCGACTGAGCAATATTATGAAGGCGTATCAAGGTTCATGTCAGGCCGTTTTATTACTATGATGTTTGGCCTGCCGGGAGCTGCATTGGCCATCTACCATTGCTCTAAAAAGAAAAACAGAAAAGTGGTAGCAGGTATTTTGCTTTCAGCAGCGTTGACATCATTCCTGACTGGTATCACAGAACCGCTTGAATTTAGCTTCTTGTTCGTGGCACCTCTTCTGTATTTAGTGCATGCTATTTTCGATGGTTTTGCTTTTATGATGGCAGACATTTTCAATATTACTGTCGGTCAAACCTTCTCAGGAGGATTCATCGATTTCATTTTATTTGGAATTCTTCAAGGTGCCGATAAAACAAATTGGCCATATGTGTTGATGGTGGGTATTCCATGGTTCTTCCTATACTACTTTACCTTTAAATTCTTAATCAGAAAAAAGAACTTCAAAGTTCTTGGACGAGAAGACGAAGAACAGGCAGCAGAGCAAGTTTCAGCTACAGACCGTGCCAAAACAATTGTAGAAGGATTGGGCGGAACAAATAATATTGATATTGTTGATTGCTGCGCGACGCGTCTCCGGGTAACTGTTAAAGATGATTCCCTGGTAAAAGACAATATCATTAAACAAACTGGATCAAAAGGAATTGTGAAAAAGGGTACGGGTGTACAAATTATTTATGGACCTCAAGTCACCATAGTAAAAAACGAAGTAGAAGAGTATTTAGGTCAGTAA